A single window of Desulfovibrio sp. G11 DNA harbors:
- a CDS encoding tripartite tricarboxylate transporter TctB family protein produces MRKSTLDFLCGLSFLLISTVFSMQLTDLEGVSSIFPSALLVVIALGGIWFVGKGLWLRHKESTSCNDEPVAWAKVAIISVFSLIYVSFIMLFGFFSSTFIFIAGSSIVLGDKSQGIGHAAKAGLIYGVIFCLLLWASFVKLLNVPTPNGLFFLDVFQK; encoded by the coding sequence ATGCGTAAAAGCACTCTCGATTTTTTGTGCGGGTTGAGTTTTTTGCTGATCAGCACTGTCTTCAGTATGCAACTGACGGATCTTGAAGGAGTAAGCAGCATTTTTCCCAGCGCCCTGCTTGTGGTTATCGCGCTCGGCGGAATCTGGTTTGTGGGCAAAGGTCTGTGGCTACGGCATAAAGAATCCACCAGCTGCAATGATGAGCCTGTGGCATGGGCAAAAGTAGCTATAATATCAGTTTTTTCATTAATTTATGTTTCTTTTATCATGCTTTTCGGCTTTTTTAGCAGCACATTCATCTTCATTGCGGGTTCTTCCATAGTTCTTGGGGACAAGTCGCAGGGCATTGGGCATGCTGCCAAAGCCGGGCTGATTTATGGTGTCATCTTCTGCCTTCTGTTATGGGCAAGCTTTGTAAAACTGCTCAATGTTCCTACCCCTAACGGGCTGTTTTTTTTAGATGTTTTTCAAAAATAA
- the larA gene encoding nickel-dependent lactate racemase, with the protein MLYTIKYGEGSLRVALPDTLSVDVFTPRQAPPLADPLAVFAGALDKPEGCPRLEEMAVPESIAIALPDETRPFPIKLLLPVLLKKIFNVFPQIDHGNIRIVVGGGLHEPPDAAQLRRILPSELHGCAVVSHDAKNSPVRRMGVTSRGTPVEINAAYADADLKIVMGMVDAHQFAGFTGGAKGVVVGCASAAMIAKNHSMLQASGAHAGNIEGNPVREDLNEAGEIAGVTLAVNVALTPEKQIAALFVGNPPRIMRSAALATRRLYGLRLESSYDIVIASCGGAPKDICLYQAQKALDPARRIVAPAGKILLAAECSQGIGDDRYENYVSCFANHETLLRDFARQEFKMGAHKAFLFSRVAASHELVLHTALSDTDVARCLLQKGDAQATLDRWVEKNPAAKVAILTHANSMFFL; encoded by the coding sequence ATGCTTTATACCATAAAATATGGCGAGGGCAGTTTACGTGTCGCACTGCCGGACACGCTTTCCGTTGATGTCTTCACCCCGCGGCAGGCTCCTCCTCTTGCCGATCCGCTTGCCGTCTTTGCCGGAGCACTGGACAAACCGGAAGGCTGCCCCCGCCTGGAGGAAATGGCCGTGCCGGAATCCATCGCCATTGCACTTCCGGACGAAACACGGCCTTTCCCCATAAAACTGTTGCTGCCTGTATTGTTGAAAAAAATATTCAATGTTTTTCCACAGATTGATCATGGCAATATACGTATTGTTGTTGGCGGCGGCCTGCATGAGCCACCAGATGCGGCCCAGTTGCGGCGCATTTTACCGTCGGAGTTGCACGGATGCGCCGTTGTAAGCCACGATGCCAAAAATTCGCCCGTACGGCGTATGGGCGTTACCAGCCGTGGGACACCTGTGGAAATCAATGCGGCCTATGCGGATGCCGATCTTAAAATCGTCATGGGTATGGTGGACGCACATCAGTTTGCCGGGTTCACGGGAGGTGCAAAGGGCGTTGTTGTGGGTTGCGCCTCAGCGGCGATGATCGCCAAAAACCACAGCATGCTGCAGGCTTCCGGCGCGCATGCAGGCAATATTGAGGGCAATCCCGTGCGGGAAGACCTCAATGAGGCTGGAGAAATCGCGGGCGTAACACTGGCCGTCAACGTTGCCCTGACCCCGGAAAAACAGATTGCCGCTCTTTTTGTGGGCAATCCGCCCCGGATAATGCGTTCCGCAGCCCTGGCCACCCGGCGTCTTTACGGCCTCAGACTGGAATCCTCCTATGACATTGTCATTGCTTCCTGCGGTGGAGCGCCCAAGGACATTTGCCTGTATCAGGCACAAAAGGCTCTGGACCCGGCACGGCGCATAGTTGCACCTGCCGGTAAAATTCTGCTGGCGGCGGAATGTTCTCAGGGTATCGGTGATGACAGATACGAAAACTACGTGAGCTGCTTTGCAAACCACGAAACCCTATTGCGCGACTTTGCCCGGCAGGAATTCAAAATGGGCGCACACAAGGCTTTTCTGTTTTCCCGTGTTGCGGCCTCACATGAGCTTGTGCTGCATACCGCCCTTTCCGATACAGATGTAGCTCGCTGCCTACTGCAAAAGGGAGACGCGCAGGCCACGCTGGACAGATGGGTTGAAAAGAATCCGGCTGCAAAGGTAGCAATTCTTACTCACGCCAACTCCATGTTTTTTTTATGA
- a CDS encoding sigma-54 dependent transcriptional regulator — protein sequence MLTRRLLFLTPAQAVTSVFPALRDAGYELGIAENLKGASVFIRKSGPGIIFARPSLPGFRVEDLLAVGAEDPAFPPVIVITDRGTADEAERLMSLGAQDYWLEPLDVERIMAVARSLGNGAGQRKAAAPATSTLGGRKAHYGEGAGPRIVGKHPAMGRVLHLARQVAGSRATVLITGESGTGKEMFARYLHAMSKRGDGAFVAVNCAALPEHLLESELFGHEKGAFTGAIARKPGKFELADGGTLLLDEISEMDLSLQAKLLRVLQEGEVDRVGGTEPLKVNVRVLATTNRNLEDWVKQGKFRQDLYFRLNVIPLRLPSLRERGDDVLELAGFFMDMYIREYQLASTVLSQSAIDWLREYDFPGNVRELQNLMERAVLLANGRPVEPRHFLLEDDDWPLFEDDSADFAPEHSGAAAVPDFSGGVALAADTSPRSAAAGGGPAVLPSAGGMPGAVIPLHEMERIMILKGLEATSGNRTQAADLLGISVRTLRNKLNEYRAAGHPVD from the coding sequence ATGTTGACGCGCCGTCTGCTATTTCTCACCCCCGCTCAGGCCGTGACCTCGGTCTTTCCTGCCCTGCGTGATGCCGGATATGAACTTGGCATTGCGGAAAATCTCAAGGGCGCCTCCGTCTTCATTCGCAAGTCCGGACCGGGCATCATTTTTGCGCGGCCCAGCCTGCCTGGTTTTCGCGTTGAGGATCTTCTGGCTGTAGGGGCTGAAGACCCTGCTTTTCCCCCGGTTATTGTCATTACGGACAGGGGAACCGCCGATGAGGCCGAACGCCTCATGAGTCTCGGAGCACAGGATTACTGGCTTGAACCGCTGGATGTAGAGCGCATCATGGCCGTGGCGCGGTCGCTGGGCAACGGGGCCGGGCAGCGCAAGGCGGCTGCGCCTGCCACCTCTACCCTTGGAGGGCGCAAGGCCCATTATGGAGAGGGCGCCGGGCCGCGCATTGTGGGCAAACATCCGGCCATGGGCAGAGTTTTGCATCTGGCGCGTCAGGTGGCCGGTTCGCGGGCAACGGTACTGATTACCGGCGAATCAGGCACGGGCAAGGAAATGTTTGCCCGGTATCTGCACGCCATGAGCAAACGTGGTGACGGGGCCTTTGTGGCCGTCAACTGCGCCGCCCTGCCGGAGCACCTTCTTGAAAGCGAACTTTTCGGGCATGAAAAAGGCGCGTTTACCGGCGCCATTGCCCGCAAGCCGGGTAAATTCGAGCTTGCTGACGGCGGCACACTGCTGCTGGACGAAATTTCAGAAATGGACCTTTCCCTTCAGGCCAAGCTTTTGCGCGTCCTGCAGGAGGGTGAGGTGGACCGAGTGGGCGGCACAGAACCGCTCAAGGTTAATGTGCGTGTGCTGGCCACCACCAACCGGAACCTTGAAGACTGGGTAAAGCAGGGAAAATTTCGTCAGGACCTGTATTTCAGGCTCAATGTTATTCCTTTGCGCCTGCCTTCATTGCGGGAACGTGGCGATGATGTTCTGGAGCTGGCCGGATTTTTTATGGACATGTACATACGCGAATACCAGCTTGCTTCGACAGTGCTTTCGCAAAGCGCCATAGACTGGCTGCGCGAGTATGATTTTCCCGGCAACGTGCGTGAACTGCAGAATCTGATGGAACGCGCTGTCCTGCTTGCCAATGGCCGACCTGTAGAGCCGCGCCATTTTCTGCTGGAAGATGACGACTGGCCGCTGTTTGAGGATGACAGCGCGGACTTTGCCCCCGAACATTCCGGGGCCGCGGCTGTGCCGGACTTTTCCGGTGGAGTGGCGCTTGCCGCAGACACGTCGCCGCGAAGTGCCGCCGCTGGTGGTGGGCCTGCGGTGTTGCCTTCAGCCGGTGGTATGCCCGGTGCGGTTATCCCCCTGCATGAGATGGAGCGGATCATGATCCTCAAGGGGCTTGAAGCAACATCCGGAAATCGCACACAGGCCGCCGACCTTCTTGGCATTTCTGTGCGGACCCTGCGCAACAAGCTCAACGAATACCGCGCTGCCGGCCACCCTGTAGACTGA
- the larB gene encoding nickel pincer cofactor biosynthesis protein LarB, translated as MSNPHLLHILSEIAEGRMQPETALELLGSQTVCDTLNGLTLDTQRGLRTGLGEVVLAQGKSDQALVAAVGALARHGAVLASRVDQAQATLLEKHFPTGRYWPLPRLFSVGGAPDFAQAMQAPWPQRGEALVVTAGAADISVALEAYATLAFWGKNCGLVTDVGVAGLHRLAPHTEALRAARVIIAVAGMEGALPGVLAGLVSCPVLAVPASVGYGIGSGGFAALATMLATCVPGVAVLNIDNGFGAAAFAAKMLRREQPEQG; from the coding sequence ATGTCCAATCCTCATCTCCTACACATCCTTTCTGAAATTGCCGAAGGCCGCATGCAGCCCGAAACAGCTCTTGAACTTCTGGGTTCGCAAACAGTGTGCGATACCCTGAACGGCCTGACCCTGGATACACAGCGAGGGCTGCGCACCGGCCTTGGCGAAGTTGTTCTGGCTCAGGGCAAAAGCGATCAGGCGCTGGTGGCCGCTGTTGGCGCCCTTGCCAGGCACGGTGCTGTTCTGGCGAGCAGAGTCGACCAGGCACAGGCCACCCTGCTGGAAAAACATTTTCCCACTGGCCGATACTGGCCTTTGCCGCGGCTGTTTTCAGTGGGCGGCGCACCGGATTTTGCGCAGGCCATGCAGGCCCCCTGGCCGCAAAGAGGCGAAGCGCTGGTGGTCACTGCCGGGGCAGCGGATATCTCCGTAGCTCTTGAGGCTTACGCCACCCTGGCTTTCTGGGGCAAAAACTGTGGTCTTGTTACCGACGTGGGCGTTGCAGGCCTGCACAGGCTCGCCCCCCATACAGAAGCGTTGCGCGCCGCCAGAGTGATCATTGCCGTGGCAGGCATGGAAGGGGCGTTGCCCGGTGTGCTGGCTGGTCTTGTGTCCTGCCCCGTACTGGCCGTTCCTGCCTCTGTGGGCTACGGCATCGGATCAGGCGGTTTTGCGGCCCTTGCCACCATGCTTGCCACCTGCGTGCCGGGCGTGGCTGTTCTTAATATCGACAACGGCTTTGGTGCCGCCGCGTTTGCAGCAAAAATGCTGCGCCGGGAACAGCCCGAACAAGGCTGA
- a CDS encoding M23 family metallopeptidase, which yields MKRLWLAGVLLLAVLGFVVARHAGLPGLSAVSGPESAQEQAAVPNSEQTQEHDGSQGNPSLQNPENNPAGSGEPDSSSASSPSSDSTNADHADLAADAAADAADAGAAPGEAVVRGTFERGDTVSKVLENSGGQGTHQYVSAARQVFSMRSFREGQPYVVVTDTESGKVKRFEYEIDSHHRLVVEGTDAPAARLEPIEYVVLLDSVAGTINDNLFQAVADMGESPQMALKLADLFGAEINFIRDLQQGDSFAVLVEKRYREGEYKGYGRIIAAHFTNKGKTYEAYIFKDGKRAEYYNRKGESLRKTLLQAPLAFTRITSRFTNSRLHPILNYRRAHHGVDYAAPTGTPVKAVGDGVVTQRSWAGGYGNQIIVKHTAGLESMYAHLSGYARGLAKGQRVRQGQVIGFVGSTGLATGPHLDFRLRQNGKFIDPAKAINPRGEPVSKKAMAEFEKIVALELAYLNGEKPLSEYEPGSIVPDKPIPAPEKPAEKEKSKPAKKGRR from the coding sequence ATGAAAAGACTATGGTTGGCAGGGGTCTTGCTGTTGGCGGTGCTGGGTTTTGTTGTGGCCCGCCATGCGGGATTGCCCGGTCTTTCGGCCGTTAGCGGGCCGGAATCCGCGCAGGAGCAGGCTGCAGTTCCGAACAGCGAACAAACGCAGGAACATGACGGCTCCCAGGGCAATCCATCGCTCCAGAACCCAGAAAACAATCCCGCCGGCTCCGGCGAACCAGATTCTTCCTCCGCTTCTTCTCCTTCCAGTGATTCAACCAATGCAGATCATGCAGATCTGGCCGCTGACGCAGCCGCAGATGCGGCGGATGCCGGGGCAGCGCCCGGTGAGGCTGTAGTACGCGGTACTTTTGAACGGGGTGACACCGTAAGCAAGGTTCTTGAAAATTCCGGCGGGCAGGGAACACATCAGTATGTCAGTGCGGCGCGTCAGGTTTTTTCCATGCGCTCCTTTCGTGAAGGACAGCCCTATGTTGTGGTTACCGATACGGAATCCGGCAAGGTAAAACGTTTTGAATACGAGATAGACAGCCATCACCGGCTTGTCGTCGAGGGTACGGATGCCCCTGCCGCCAGGCTGGAACCCATTGAGTATGTCGTGCTGCTGGATTCTGTTGCCGGAACCATCAACGACAATCTTTTTCAGGCTGTGGCCGATATGGGCGAAAGCCCGCAAATGGCCCTCAAGCTGGCAGACCTTTTCGGTGCGGAAATAAACTTTATCCGTGACCTGCAACAGGGCGATTCTTTTGCCGTGCTGGTGGAAAAACGCTACCGGGAGGGCGAGTACAAGGGCTATGGCCGTATTATTGCCGCGCACTTCACCAATAAGGGTAAAACCTACGAAGCCTATATTTTCAAGGACGGCAAAAGGGCTGAATATTATAACCGCAAGGGCGAAAGCCTGCGCAAAACCCTGCTGCAGGCCCCTCTAGCCTTTACGCGCATCACCTCGCGCTTTACAAACAGCCGTTTGCACCCCATATTGAATTACAGACGCGCCCATCACGGTGTGGACTATGCCGCGCCTACAGGTACTCCGGTCAAAGCTGTGGGTGATGGGGTCGTGACACAGCGCTCCTGGGCCGGAGGCTACGGCAACCAGATTATCGTCAAGCATACTGCCGGGCTGGAATCCATGTACGCGCACCTTTCAGGGTATGCGCGCGGCCTTGCCAAGGGGCAGCGTGTACGCCAGGGGCAGGTTATCGGTTTTGTGGGCAGTACCGGTCTGGCTACCGGCCCGCACCTGGATTTTCGTCTGCGCCAGAACGGCAAGTTTATTGACCCGGCCAAGGCCATCAACCCGCGCGGTGAGCCGGTGTCCAAAAAGGCCATGGCTGAATTTGAAAAAATCGTGGCTCTTGAGCTGGCGTATCTTAACGGAGAAAAACCCCTCTCTGAATATGAGCCGGGCAGTATCGTGCCTGATAAGCCCATTCCCGCGCCTGAAAAACCCGCGGAAAAAGAAAAAAGCAAACCCGCCAAAAAAGGGCGGCGCTGA
- a CDS encoding helix-turn-helix domain-containing protein, whose translation MLKKELREILAENRATAGETWLESLTLRQEKDTLRVIFPHMYFADWFSLHRRAAFEDALRRHFTRLHEDSVPRIVYESAAPGAFAARTLPQPVSPPPGPDCRSNTMAEAEDPFADFICNDKNAFPLATARDLAADTTSTAYNPFLVCGRSGTGKSRLLQAMTCVMSRTADPARMICSSAARFCSEHLVWARRPELFWLRYDVLVLDDIQDLAGHDAWQRKLVTIIDTCPGRQKNLPGIPSGEDIPPAGEQIHRAAPRMIFACSGQPQALKALDERLRSRLESGLVVELMEPDLDVRLRYLQVICKERRLPLTREQLLFLAQRCSQFRLLQGLMLKVGAYCAVKGNNLTQSDMENIVRTGVAEKMPGCREILGEVARRLNLRPEDVLGAKRRPDLVLARQVSMYICRRKLGLSYPELGRAFGGRDHSTVIYAINKIKKLMVSNKSVHQLVTEIEMKTP comes from the coding sequence ATGCTGAAAAAAGAATTGCGGGAAATACTGGCGGAGAATCGGGCCACAGCGGGAGAAACCTGGCTGGAGAGCCTTACCCTGCGCCAGGAAAAAGACACCCTGAGGGTGATTTTTCCGCACATGTATTTTGCAGACTGGTTCAGCCTGCACCGACGCGCTGCCTTTGAAGATGCACTGCGCAGACATTTTACACGGCTGCACGAAGATTCCGTGCCCAGGATCGTCTACGAAAGCGCCGCTCCCGGCGCTTTTGCCGCCAGAACTCTGCCGCAGCCCGTCAGCCCGCCCCCCGGACCTGACTGCCGCAGCAACACAATGGCTGAAGCGGAAGACCCCTTTGCAGACTTCATCTGCAATGACAAAAACGCTTTTCCTCTGGCAACGGCCAGAGATCTGGCCGCCGACACCACATCCACGGCCTATAACCCTTTTCTGGTCTGCGGGCGTAGCGGCACAGGAAAAAGCCGCCTTCTTCAGGCCATGACATGCGTGATGTCCCGCACCGCCGATCCCGCCCGCATGATATGCTCCAGCGCCGCCCGTTTCTGCTCTGAACATCTTGTGTGGGCCAGAAGGCCGGAACTGTTCTGGCTGCGCTATGACGTGCTTGTTCTGGACGACATTCAGGACCTTGCCGGGCATGACGCCTGGCAACGCAAGCTTGTAACCATTATAGACACCTGCCCCGGCAGACAGAAAAACTTGCCGGGTATCCCCTCCGGGGAAGATATCCCGCCTGCGGGCGAGCAGATACACAGAGCCGCCCCACGTATGATCTTTGCCTGCTCCGGCCAGCCGCAGGCCCTGAAAGCGCTTGACGAGCGCCTGCGTTCGCGCCTTGAAAGCGGCCTTGTGGTGGAACTTATGGAACCGGACCTGGATGTCCGGCTGCGCTACCTGCAGGTCATATGCAAGGAACGGCGCCTGCCGCTCACACGTGAACAGCTGCTTTTTCTAGCCCAGCGCTGTTCGCAGTTCCGGCTTTTACAAGGCCTCATGCTCAAGGTGGGTGCGTATTGCGCTGTAAAGGGTAATAACCTCACGCAGTCTGATATGGAAAATATCGTGCGCACCGGAGTTGCGGAAAAAATGCCCGGTTGCCGGGAAATTCTGGGCGAAGTAGCCAGAAGGCTCAACCTGAGGCCCGAAGATGTACTGGGCGCCAAACGGCGGCCGGACCTGGTACTGGCACGGCAGGTATCCATGTATATATGCCGCCGGAAACTGGGGCTTTCCTACCCGGAACTTGGCCGCGCCTTTGGCGGACGTGACCATAGCACGGTCATATATGCCATTAATAAGATTAAGAAATTGATGGTTAGTAACAAAAGTGTACACCAACTGGTAACAGAGATTGAAATGAAAACACCCTGA
- the dnaN gene encoding DNA polymerase III subunit beta — translation MKLTVNKEQIIEGLLKAVAIIPAKAGAQYLRSIWLKAEDGGLSVMSTDANIEFTGRYQAEVAQPGLIGVQGRAFVDLVRQLPSGVLHLSLDEASGNLLVEQGRRTYKLPVSGAEWFQNFSSFPEENTVTWSGDFLQDLLDKVAFCISDDDAMDAIACLCMMPKGNGRIDVCGLNGHQFALVSFTHDELAERLPEEGILIQKKYLQDIKKWLGVDEIELSITGKRLYLRSMSKAETLSLPRATHQYPDYSIFMSKLASEDMHPMTLDRKEAMEALGRILIFNTESDRCTYMDLSSGEALLSAQGQDVGSASESLEVTYGGDIKRIAFPTRNLMDVLAHFVSGKTDMMLTGAEGPCGIRGADDPDYTVIIMPMKVSETTYYSEEDV, via the coding sequence ATGAAACTTACTGTTAATAAAGAGCAGATCATCGAAGGGCTGTTGAAGGCTGTTGCCATTATTCCCGCCAAGGCAGGGGCGCAGTATCTGCGTTCCATCTGGCTCAAGGCGGAAGACGGCGGCCTTTCGGTCATGTCTACTGATGCCAACATCGAGTTTACGGGGCGTTACCAGGCAGAAGTGGCACAACCCGGGCTGATCGGCGTACAGGGCAGGGCCTTTGTGGATCTGGTACGCCAGCTGCCTTCAGGCGTGCTGCATCTTTCCCTTGACGAGGCTTCGGGCAACCTGCTGGTAGAGCAGGGTCGCCGCACGTACAAGCTGCCTGTGAGCGGCGCCGAGTGGTTTCAGAACTTTTCCAGTTTTCCTGAAGAGAATACGGTGACCTGGTCCGGCGACTTTCTTCAGGACCTTCTGGACAAGGTGGCCTTTTGCATCAGCGATGACGATGCTATGGATGCCATTGCCTGCCTGTGCATGATGCCCAAGGGTAACGGGCGTATAGACGTCTGCGGGCTTAACGGCCACCAGTTTGCCCTTGTTTCCTTTACGCACGACGAACTTGCCGAGCGCCTGCCTGAAGAGGGCATTCTCATCCAGAAAAAGTATCTTCAGGATATCAAGAAGTGGCTGGGCGTGGATGAGATTGAACTGAGCATCACCGGAAAGCGCCTGTACCTGCGCAGCATGAGCAAGGCCGAAACCCTGAGCCTGCCCCGGGCCACGCATCAGTATCCCGACTACAGCATCTTCATGAGCAAGCTGGCCAGCGAAGACATGCATCCCATGACGCTTGACCGCAAAGAAGCCATGGAGGCCCTTGGCCGTATTCTTATTTTCAATACGGAAAGCGACCGCTGCACCTATATGGACCTTTCCTCCGGCGAAGCCCTGCTTTCCGCCCAGGGGCAGGACGTCGGCTCGGCCAGCGAAAGCCTGGAAGTAACCTACGGCGGCGACATCAAGCGCATCGCCTTTCCCACCCGCAACCTTATGGACGTGCTGGCTCACTTTGTGTCCGGCAAGACAGACATGATGCTTACGGGCGCTGAAGGCCCCTGCGGCATACGCGGGGCCGATGACCCGGACTACACCGTTATCATCATGCCCATGAAGGTTTCGGAAACGACATATTATAGCGAGGAAGACGTTTAA
- the gyrB gene encoding DNA topoisomerase (ATP-hydrolyzing) subunit B, which yields MALQNPVDGGYTASSITILEGLSAVRKRPAMYIGSTDARGLHHLVYEVVDNSIDEAMAGFCTRITVILHADNSVTVRDDGRGIPVDIHPKEGVPAVQVVMTKLHAGGKFDNTSYKVSGGLHGVGVSCVNALSEDLTVTVRRDGKRYRQRYSRGLPQDELTVIGEGVDGHGTTVRFKPDEEIFEVSEFSYDTLKKRFEELAYLNKGLFIECIDERIGETHVFHAEGGIRQFVSDLNSGEQGIHSIIFGEGVVDNVTVDFALQYNAGYKENILTFANNIRTKEGGTHLVGFRTALTRAINGYIKGQADLVKKMKNTSLSGDDVREGLTAVISVKLPQPQFEGQTKTKLGNSEVAGLVSGVVYDRLNIYFEENPKDIRLIIEKAVDAARARDAARRAKELVRRKGALSDNALPGKLADCQSKDPSESELFIVEGDSAGGSAKQGRNPRNQAILPLRGKILNTERTRFDKMLANKEVKALITAMGAGIGEDDTDLEKLRYHKIIIMTDADVDGAHIRTLLLTFFFRQYQEMVERGFVYIAQPPLYRVHNSRMEKFIKDDAELNSFLLSRVSEDVIVTATNGKEYTGTALSNLVERIETLELRLDDAEMTGTPRDLFLALTTYPEQVDAAMLERQDAGLTEWLNERGYMLTLETEQSEDDEERLFAIFENTGGHQSRRGMEFFASRLYRMTWQLFSELREECGGLDFVMRRKDGETPAQNLFDLMRMVLDEARRGINIQRYKGLGEMNPEQLWVTTMNPENRILLQVSVDDANEASDAFMELMGDRVEPRREFIERNALAVHDLDI from the coding sequence ATGGCTCTCCAAAACCCCGTCGACGGCGGCTACACCGCTTCTTCCATCACCATTCTGGAAGGGCTTTCGGCCGTTCGCAAGCGCCCGGCCATGTATATAGGCTCAACGGACGCGCGCGGCCTGCACCATCTTGTTTACGAAGTGGTGGATAACTCCATTGACGAGGCCATGGCGGGCTTTTGCACGCGCATCACCGTCATTCTGCATGCCGACAACAGCGTTACCGTGCGTGACGATGGCCGCGGCATTCCCGTTGATATCCACCCCAAGGAAGGCGTACCCGCCGTTCAGGTGGTCATGACAAAGCTGCATGCCGGCGGCAAGTTTGACAATACAAGCTACAAGGTTTCCGGCGGCCTGCACGGCGTGGGCGTTTCCTGCGTCAACGCGCTTTCCGAAGACCTGACGGTCACTGTGCGCCGTGACGGTAAGCGGTACCGTCAGCGGTATTCCCGCGGTCTGCCGCAGGATGAGTTGACCGTCATCGGTGAAGGCGTGGACGGCCACGGCACCACCGTGCGCTTCAAGCCTGACGAGGAAATTTTTGAAGTCTCAGAATTTTCTTACGACACGTTGAAAAAACGCTTTGAAGAGCTGGCCTATCTCAACAAGGGCCTGTTCATCGAATGCATTGACGAGCGCATCGGCGAAACACACGTGTTTCACGCCGAGGGCGGCATACGCCAGTTTGTGAGTGATCTTAATTCCGGCGAGCAGGGCATCCATTCGATTATCTTCGGTGAAGGCGTCGTGGACAATGTCACTGTGGATTTTGCCCTGCAATACAACGCCGGCTACAAGGAAAACATCCTCACTTTCGCCAACAATATCCGCACCAAGGAAGGCGGAACCCACCTTGTGGGCTTTCGCACGGCCCTTACCCGCGCCATCAACGGCTATATCAAGGGGCAGGCCGACCTGGTCAAAAAGATGAAAAACACAAGCCTTTCCGGCGACGACGTGCGCGAAGGGCTTACGGCTGTCATCAGCGTCAAGCTGCCGCAGCCGCAGTTTGAAGGGCAGACCAAGACCAAGCTGGGTAACAGCGAAGTGGCCGGTCTTGTGTCCGGCGTGGTGTATGATCGTCTGAACATCTATTTTGAAGAAAATCCCAAGGACATCAGGCTGATCATTGAAAAGGCCGTGGACGCTGCCCGCGCCCGCGATGCCGCCCGTCGCGCCAAGGAACTGGTACGCCGCAAGGGCGCTCTTTCTGACAACGCCCTGCCCGGAAAGCTGGCAGACTGCCAAAGCAAGGATCCTTCGGAGTCCGAACTGTTCATCGTGGAAGGTGACTCGGCCGGCGGTTCTGCCAAGCAGGGGCGTAATCCCCGAAACCAGGCCATCCTGCCCCTGCGCGGCAAGATCCTGAATACAGAGCGCACCCGCTTTGACAAGATGCTCGCCAACAAGGAAGTAAAGGCCCTTATCACGGCCATGGGCGCTGGTATCGGTGAAGACGACACCGACCTTGAAAAGCTGCGTTACCACAAAATTATCATCATGACAGACGCCGACGTGGACGGCGCACACATCCGTACCCTGCTGCTGACCTTCTTTTTTCGTCAGTATCAGGAGATGGTGGAGCGCGGTTTTGTCTATATTGCCCAGCCGCCGCTGTACCGCGTGCACAATTCGCGGATGGAAAAATTCATCAAGGACGATGCGGAGCTGAACAGCTTCCTGCTTTCGCGCGTCAGCGAAGATGTCATCGTAACGGCGACTAACGGCAAGGAATACACGGGTACGGCCCTCAGCAACCTTGTGGAGCGCATTGAAACCCTTGAACTGCGTCTTGACGATGCTGAAATGACCGGGACTCCGCGTGATCTTTTTCTGGCGCTCACCACGTATCCCGAACAGGTGGATGCGGCCATGCTTGAACGGCAGGACGCCGGACTTACAGAGTGGCTTAACGAGCGCGGCTATATGCTCACACTGGAAACCGAGCAGAGCGAAGATGATGAAGAGCGCCTGTTTGCCATTTTCGAGAATACCGGGGGCCACCAGTCGCGCCGTGGTATGGAATTCTTTGCCTCGCGGCTGTACCGCATGACCTGGCAGCTTTTTTCCGAGTTGCGCGAGGAATGTGGCGGCCTGGACTTTGTCATGCGCCGCAAGGATGGCGAAACGCCCGCGCAAAACCTGTTTGATCTCATGCGCATGGTGCTGGACGAAGCCCGCAGGGGCATCAATATCCAGCGCTACAAGGGCCTGGGTGAAATGAACCCGGAGCAGCTCTGGGTAACCACTATGAATCCGGAAAACCGTATTCTGCTTCAGGTTTCTGTGGACGATGCCAACGAGGCCTCAGATGCGTTTATGGAGCTTATGGGAGACCGCGTGGAGCCGCGCCGCGAATTCATCGAGCGCAACGCCCTGGCTGTACACGATCTGGATATTTAG